One region of Oceanipulchritudo coccoides genomic DNA includes:
- the feoB gene encoding ferrous iron transport protein B, with the protein MKTEPPFVALVGNPNSGKTTLFNALTGLRQKVGNYPGVTVEWKEGILYSQHGHPIRILDLPGSYSLNARSPDEQILVEALLGRIDVLPEPTAVICCVDASNLERNLYMATQVIELGLPTVVALNMMDVAERRGMRIDVERLQKRLGVPVVPCEAARGKGVMEVRLALSQHPLPVPELDMEKPPLVEEAIEDLVPLFEHRKTLDSVLAHGEARLLLSCDEDPGLGQSVWQQIRDWQKRFDVEIPGWRSEWITHRYAWIGDVMRECVKRYNPEKTSVTERVDRILLHPFIGFPVLAFVMGVLFYSIFTLAVPFMDALDGLIAWLGNGAGNLLPDGQLKNLVVDGIFGGVGGVVIFLPQILFLFFFIALLESTGYMARAAFLLDRMMSKVGLHGRSFIPLLSSYACAVPGIMATRTIESPKERIVTILVAPFMTCSARLPVYLVMIAAMLPDGPGHALKKSLILLLLYFLGTFVALGFAWVFRKTLLKGPSPSTIMELPSYRLPRWDSVFHEMIDRAWTFLKRAGTVIFALSIVLWFLMNYPLLEDRSEFEAPVQEVVVETVTEVDSQLEYSFAGRLGKVLEPAFSPLGYDWQITVGILSSFAAREVFVSTMAIIYRVDDEADDSIVDAFRSAQRDDHSPLFTPLTCLSVLMFFVFALQCVSTVAIVRRETRSWHWPIFQFVYMFAFAWLMAFLVFQGGRLLGFS; encoded by the coding sequence TTGAAAACAGAGCCACCATTTGTTGCCCTTGTGGGCAATCCCAACTCGGGAAAAACCACGCTCTTTAACGCCCTTACGGGGCTACGCCAAAAGGTGGGCAATTACCCGGGAGTGACGGTCGAGTGGAAAGAGGGCATTCTTTATTCCCAGCACGGTCATCCTATCCGGATTCTCGACCTGCCGGGAAGTTACAGCCTCAATGCCCGGTCACCCGACGAACAAATTCTAGTCGAGGCATTGCTCGGACGAATCGATGTCCTGCCCGAGCCGACCGCAGTGATTTGTTGTGTGGATGCCAGCAACCTGGAGCGCAATCTCTACATGGCGACCCAAGTCATTGAACTGGGTTTACCGACCGTTGTGGCCTTGAACATGATGGACGTGGCGGAGCGTCGCGGGATGCGCATCGATGTTGAGCGCCTGCAAAAGCGCTTGGGGGTGCCGGTTGTGCCCTGCGAGGCCGCGCGTGGAAAAGGCGTCATGGAAGTGCGTCTGGCCCTGAGCCAGCACCCGTTGCCGGTGCCGGAGCTGGATATGGAGAAGCCACCCCTTGTCGAGGAGGCGATCGAGGATCTTGTTCCGCTCTTTGAACACCGGAAAACACTTGATTCTGTTCTTGCGCACGGCGAGGCGCGCTTACTTCTTTCCTGCGACGAAGATCCCGGTTTGGGCCAGTCGGTCTGGCAACAAATCCGTGACTGGCAGAAGCGCTTTGATGTGGAAATTCCGGGTTGGCGGAGCGAGTGGATTACCCACCGCTATGCCTGGATCGGCGATGTGATGCGTGAGTGCGTCAAACGGTACAATCCTGAAAAGACATCAGTAACTGAGCGGGTTGATCGAATCCTGCTACACCCTTTTATTGGTTTTCCCGTGCTGGCCTTCGTCATGGGCGTCCTTTTCTACAGCATTTTCACTCTGGCAGTCCCGTTTATGGATGCGCTGGATGGCTTGATTGCCTGGCTGGGGAACGGCGCAGGAAATTTGCTTCCAGACGGGCAGCTAAAGAACCTTGTCGTCGACGGCATCTTTGGCGGGGTTGGGGGAGTGGTTATTTTCCTGCCACAGATTCTATTCCTTTTCTTCTTTATCGCGCTACTTGAATCGACGGGTTACATGGCTCGGGCGGCCTTTCTCCTCGATCGCATGATGAGCAAAGTGGGACTGCACGGAAGGTCCTTTATCCCTCTCCTGAGTTCGTACGCCTGCGCTGTTCCGGGAATTATGGCCACGCGAACCATCGAGTCCCCGAAGGAACGGATTGTCACGATCCTCGTGGCCCCATTCATGACTTGTTCAGCACGGCTGCCCGTCTATCTGGTCATGATCGCCGCCATGCTGCCCGATGGACCCGGTCACGCGCTCAAGAAATCGCTCATCCTGCTTCTTCTCTATTTTCTCGGCACCTTCGTTGCCCTCGGCTTTGCCTGGGTCTTCCGGAAGACACTTCTCAAGGGCCCGAGTCCGTCGACTATCATGGAGTTGCCGTCCTATCGCCTGCCCCGCTGGGACAGCGTCTTTCATGAAATGATCGACCGGGCATGGACTTTCCTGAAGCGGGCGGGAACGGTCATTTTTGCGCTCTCCATTGTCCTTTGGTTTCTTATGAACTATCCGCTGCTGGAGGATCGTTCTGAGTTTGAGGCACCCGTGCAGGAGGTGGTTGTTGAAACCGTGACCGAGGTGGATTCACAGCTTGAATACAGCTTTGCCGGACGCTTGGGGAAAGTCCTTGAGCCAGCCTTCAGTCCTTTGGGATATGACTGGCAAATCACGGTGGGGATTCTGTCCTCATTCGCAGCGCGTGAAGTCTTTGTCTCGACCATGGCCATCATCTACCGGGTCGATGACGAGGCGGATGATTCGATTGTCGATGCCTTCCGCTCGGCCCAACGCGATGACCACAGCCCGCTGTTCACGCCCTTGACCTGCCTGAGCGTGCTTATGTTTTTCGTTTTTGCCCTGCA
- a CDS encoding ferrous iron transport protein A encodes MKLKDMEPGQRGIVKEFTGGEGDRLRLMEMGLLPGTEIRFVRRAPLGDPLEVEVRGFHLSLRSSEAARIGISVV; translated from the coding sequence GTGAAGTTAAAGGACATGGAGCCCGGGCAGCGCGGTATCGTGAAGGAGTTCACGGGCGGCGAGGGGGACCGTCTTCGTTTGATGGAAATGGGCCTTTTGCCGGGTACGGAAATCCGGTTTGTTCGCCGCGCCCCGCTTGGTGATCCCCTTGAAGTGGAAGTCCGCGGATTCCATTTGTCGCTTCGGTCCTCAGAGGCCGCCCGCATAGGAATTTCAGTTGTCTAG